The Leptospira sp. WS39.C2 genome contains a region encoding:
- a CDS encoding LON peptidase substrate-binding domain-containing protein, whose amino-acid sequence MFLPLHIFEPRYRMLLDFCLENGGEMGMAPYPKGFLGRGLPPIPEVVGFGHIIQKESLPDGRSNIILEGLGTAEIVSLSSTDPFYIAQVSKREHERNKNVTEELKEKIEELLVLTKRILLAEGAEEDLILKMNQILVHPFPVDFIASLIYFDFKTKQRILETTHLETKADLLKQVLMGLNLGE is encoded by the coding sequence ATGTTTTTACCCTTACACATCTTTGAACCCAGGTATAGAATGTTACTTGATTTTTGTTTGGAAAATGGTGGAGAAATGGGAATGGCACCTTATCCAAAAGGATTTTTGGGAAGAGGATTACCCCCGATTCCAGAAGTTGTAGGATTTGGTCATATCATCCAAAAAGAATCATTACCTGATGGAAGGTCAAATATCATTTTAGAAGGACTTGGAACTGCAGAAATTGTAAGTCTTTCTTCTACCGATCCATTTTATATAGCACAAGTATCCAAAAGAGAACACGAAAGAAATAAAAACGTTACAGAAGAATTAAAAGAAAAAATTGAAGAACTATTAGTTCTCACCAAACGAATATTACTTGCTGAAGGTGCAGAAGAGGATTTAATCCTCAAGATGAACCAAATTTTGGTTCACCCATTCCCTGTAGACTTTATAGCTTCGTTAATTTATTTTGATTTCAAAACCAAACAACGAATTTTGGAAACAACACATTTAGAAACCAAAGCTGATCTATTAAAACAAGTTTTAATGGGATTAAACTTAGGAGAATGA
- the rfaE1 gene encoding D-glycero-beta-D-manno-heptose-7-phosphate kinase encodes MFKIKKSLLHQTFTKLSEIKVLVIGDLILDEYLIGSVERISPEAPVPVVWVRNEKQTLGGSGNVVQNLTSIGVNGIVFGRIGQDKAGESLEKILLSNTVAKEDLVLLKSTKIPTILKTRIIASHQQVCRVDREEIVPLTKEEETVILSQFKEKVKDASAVILSDYDKGYLTPSLIQSVISLCNAENKIVTVDPQVSHFFLYQNIHIMTPNHHEAGKALGKKLTTDSEIESACREISDKITPVAMMITRGEKGMSIYERNANSFYHIPTVAKEVFDVTGAGDTVITTYTAFVASGMSIKDAALVSNVSAGIVVGKLGAATVTQKEIEETLRSLGYLEENV; translated from the coding sequence TTGTTCAAAATCAAAAAATCTTTGCTCCACCAAACATTTACCAAACTTTCTGAAATCAAAGTTCTCGTGATTGGGGATTTGATTTTAGATGAATATTTAATTGGTTCTGTGGAAAGAATTTCACCCGAAGCCCCCGTTCCTGTTGTTTGGGTAAGGAACGAAAAACAAACTTTAGGTGGATCTGGTAATGTTGTACAAAACTTAACATCGATTGGAGTGAATGGAATCGTTTTTGGAAGGATCGGACAAGATAAGGCAGGGGAGAGTTTAGAAAAAATCTTACTTTCCAATACTGTGGCAAAAGAGGATTTAGTTTTACTCAAATCTACAAAAATTCCTACCATTTTAAAAACTAGGATCATTGCATCTCATCAACAAGTTTGTCGGGTAGACCGAGAAGAAATTGTACCACTCACAAAAGAAGAAGAAACTGTAATATTATCTCAATTTAAAGAAAAAGTTAAGGATGCATCCGCCGTCATTTTATCAGATTATGATAAAGGTTATCTGACTCCTTCACTCATCCAATCTGTCATTTCTCTTTGTAATGCAGAAAATAAAATTGTGACTGTAGACCCACAAGTCAGTCATTTTTTCCTATACCAAAATATTCATATCATGACTCCCAATCATCATGAAGCAGGCAAAGCTCTTGGTAAAAAACTGACTACTGACTCGGAAATTGAATCGGCTTGTCGGGAAATTTCTGATAAAATTACTCCAGTTGCAATGATGATTACCAGAGGGGAAAAAGGGATGTCTATTTATGAACGTAATGCTAATTCCTTCTATCATATCCCAACTGTTGCCAAAGAGGTATTCGATGTCACAGGAGCGGGAGATACAGTGATTACCACCTATACTGCGTTTGTTGCGAGTGGAATGAGTATCAAAGATGCCGCTTTGGTTTCCAATGTAAGTGCAGGCATTGTTGTTGGAAAATTAGGAGCTGCTACTGTCACACAAAAGGAAATCGAAGAAACACTCAGGTCTCTTGGTTACCTAGAGGAGAATGTATGA
- a CDS encoding long-chain fatty acid--CoA ligase, translating into MPANLPELFQQSAEKFGNRPAFVSKDESKSYKPVTFKEVYDLGINLAEALIDLGVNAKENVALLADNRLEWIVSDYGILMAGAADVPRGTDITDSEIVYILNHCEAKVVFLENDKMLEKFQKNRSQLEFAKTLIVMDKKSTATGVLKMYDLIEKGKELRAKGSKKAEDRMKAILPDDLFTIIYTSGTTGMPKGVMLKHSNMIHQTKAILGSMIDIKADERMLSILPVWHVFERVFEYLAIAAGCATYYTNVRDLRDDMKKAKPTFMASAPRLWESIYNGIYTRINDPKQTPAIRRGLFNLAYFFSKNFNAATRFLKGNQVDYVGRNPIVSLVKGVYYFVVAVVLAIPYFLLDLVVLSKIREATGGELKASVSGGGALQRHVDAFFNDIGINVLEGYGMTETSPVISVRTFKKLVQGSVGVITPETEVQIRDDVGKVLTHMDANQKLVSGKYGQRGVIHIRGPQVMKGYYKNPETTAKVLKDGWMDTGDIGMFNFKKTLTITGRAKDTVVLLGGENVEPVPIEDKLTESPFIAQCMVIGQDQKNLGALVVPDFDQLTSWAKENGIGETDKQKLIENPKVLDFYKKEIKALNNTKTGFKSFEQVTPFILITKPFEVGDELTNLFKMKRHLITEKYKDKITSLYAAD; encoded by the coding sequence ATGCCAGCCAATTTGCCCGAACTCTTCCAGCAGAGTGCTGAAAAATTTGGGAACCGTCCCGCATTCGTTAGTAAAGACGAATCCAAGTCCTATAAACCCGTTACCTTCAAAGAAGTGTATGATCTTGGTATCAACTTAGCAGAAGCACTGATTGATTTAGGTGTGAATGCAAAAGAGAATGTTGCCTTGCTAGCCGATAACCGATTGGAATGGATTGTTTCCGATTATGGAATCCTTATGGCAGGAGCAGCTGATGTTCCTCGTGGGACTGATATTACAGATTCAGAAATTGTTTATATTCTCAATCATTGTGAAGCTAAAGTAGTTTTCCTAGAAAACGACAAAATGCTAGAAAAATTCCAAAAAAATCGTTCTCAGTTGGAGTTTGCCAAAACACTCATCGTGATGGATAAAAAATCCACAGCGACTGGTGTTTTAAAAATGTATGACCTAATTGAAAAAGGGAAAGAACTGAGAGCCAAAGGATCTAAAAAAGCTGAGGATAGAATGAAAGCCATTCTGCCTGATGATCTTTTTACCATCATTTATACTTCGGGTACAACAGGAATGCCTAAAGGGGTTATGTTAAAACACAGTAACATGATCCACCAGACAAAAGCAATTCTTGGAAGTATGATTGATATCAAAGCCGATGAACGTATGTTATCGATCCTTCCCGTTTGGCACGTATTCGAAAGAGTATTTGAATACTTAGCAATTGCTGCCGGTTGTGCTACATATTATACGAACGTACGTGATCTTCGTGATGATATGAAAAAAGCAAAACCAACGTTTATGGCATCTGCTCCTAGACTTTGGGAAAGTATCTACAACGGCATTTATACAAGAATCAATGATCCAAAACAAACTCCTGCCATTCGCAGAGGACTGTTTAACTTGGCATATTTTTTCTCCAAAAATTTTAATGCAGCCACTCGTTTTCTCAAAGGGAACCAAGTTGATTACGTTGGACGTAATCCAATCGTTTCCTTAGTGAAAGGGGTTTACTATTTTGTTGTGGCAGTTGTTCTTGCCATTCCATATTTCCTTCTTGACCTAGTGGTTCTTTCTAAGATCCGCGAAGCAACAGGTGGAGAACTAAAGGCATCTGTTTCTGGTGGTGGAGCATTGCAACGCCATGTGGATGCTTTCTTCAATGACATTGGAATCAATGTTCTTGAAGGATACGGTATGACGGAAACTTCTCCTGTGATTTCTGTGAGAACTTTTAAAAAACTAGTGCAAGGTTCTGTTGGAGTCATCACTCCTGAAACAGAAGTCCAAATCCGAGATGATGTGGGCAAAGTTCTCACGCACATGGATGCGAACCAAAAATTGGTTTCTGGTAAGTATGGCCAAAGAGGTGTGATCCACATCCGAGGACCACAAGTCATGAAAGGGTATTACAAAAACCCTGAAACCACTGCAAAAGTTCTGAAAGATGGTTGGATGGACACGGGTGATATTGGAATGTTCAATTTCAAAAAAACACTCACCATCACAGGTCGAGCAAAAGATACAGTGGTCTTATTAGGTGGCGAAAACGTTGAGCCGGTTCCTATTGAAGACAAACTTACAGAATCACCTTTCATTGCACAATGTATGGTAATTGGACAAGACCAAAAGAATTTAGGGGCACTCGTTGTACCTGATTTTGACCAATTGACATCTTGGGCGAAAGAAAATGGAATTGGTGAGACAGACAAACAGAAACTCATTGAAAATCCAAAAGTTCTCGATTTTTACAAAAAAGAAATTAAGGCCCTAAACAATACAAAAACTGGATTTAAGTCTTTTGAACAAGTGACTCCTTTCATCCTCATCACAAAACCATTTGAAGTGGGTGATGAATTGACAAACCTTTTCAAGATGAAACGCCACTTGATCACAGAGAAATATAAAGACAAAATCACTTCCCTTTACGCAGCTGATTAG
- the kdsA gene encoding 3-deoxy-8-phosphooctulonate synthase — MYDLIEEREFFGKKIGGRNPFFLISGPCVMENKDLLDRVCGEMKAICDELGIVYIFKSSFDKANRSSINSYRGPGLEEGRKLLDFIKNKYNVPVLTDIHETIQVDPLKDTVDIFQIPAFLSRQTDLIAKAAETGKWVNVKKGQFMAPDDTRHIKTKIQESGSEKYMVTERGASFGYGNLVFDLRGIPMMHKHGIPIVFDGTHSAQLPGAAGNITGGLREFIPHMMRGAVSVGVEGLFMEVHPDPEKALSDATTQFPLAKAKTLLTQLLELDRLVKTKFLED, encoded by the coding sequence GTGTACGATTTAATAGAAGAAAGAGAATTTTTTGGAAAAAAAATCGGAGGTCGAAATCCGTTTTTTTTAATTTCAGGGCCTTGTGTCATGGAAAACAAGGACCTACTGGATCGAGTTTGCGGTGAAATGAAAGCTATTTGTGATGAATTAGGGATTGTATATATCTTTAAATCTTCCTTTGATAAAGCAAATAGATCATCCATCAATTCCTACCGAGGCCCAGGACTCGAGGAAGGGCGTAAACTCCTCGATTTTATCAAAAACAAATACAATGTTCCTGTACTTACCGACATCCATGAAACGATTCAAGTTGATCCTCTAAAAGACACCGTTGACATCTTCCAAATCCCAGCCTTCCTTAGCCGCCAAACCGATTTAATTGCAAAAGCGGCAGAAACTGGTAAATGGGTAAATGTGAAAAAGGGGCAGTTTATGGCTCCTGACGATACAAGGCATATCAAAACCAAAATTCAAGAATCTGGTTCTGAAAAATACATGGTCACTGAACGTGGTGCAAGTTTTGGGTATGGAAATCTAGTGTTTGATTTACGAGGAATTCCTATGATGCACAAACACGGAATACCTATTGTGTTCGACGGAACCCATTCTGCGCAGCTTCCAGGAGCCGCAGGGAACATAACAGGTGGTTTGCGAGAATTCATTCCTCATATGATGAGGGGTGCAGTTTCTGTAGGTGTTGAAGGATTGTTTATGGAAGTCCACCCTGATCCTGAAAAAGCACTTTCAGATGCAACTACCCAGTTTCCATTAGCAAAAGCAAAAACACTACTCACCCAACTATTAGAACTAGATCGTTTGGTGAAAACGAAGTTCTTAGAGGACTAA
- a CDS encoding CTP synthase: MSKTRYIFITGGVSSSLGKGVTVAALGCLLEARGYTVSLQKMDPYINIDPGTMSPYQHGEVYVTEDGAETDLDLGYYERFTKSKFSRKNSVSTGQIYHAVIERERKGDYLGRTVQVVPHITNEIRNRIYNLTRDQETDFVIVEIGGTVGDIESIPFLEAIRQMRYEHGMNQVLFLHLTLVPTITAAGEAKTKPTQHSVKELLALGIQPDVLICRINKPMSKEMKNKISLFCNVKEQNVISAVDITTSIYEIPLMYREDKLDEVVLNALGMDLRKLNFSQWENMVKKIRNTKKTVKVALIGKYISLQDAYRSVYESLAHGGISNDVEVEVVKINPEDIDSKNIKELLKGVHGVLVPGGFGERGIEGKIAAIQYARTKQIPFFGICLGMQCAVIEFARNVLGFKDANSTEFKPNVEYPVISMIEEQKEIERMGGTMRLGAYPCLVKKGSLAYTEYKAERISERHRHRFEFTLRYKDDFEKKGMNLSGFSPDGSLAEIVEIPNHPWFIGVQFHPEFQSKPTDPHPLFAGFIKAASKLAKKTED, from the coding sequence TTGTCCAAGACCAGATATATATTCATTACCGGTGGTGTTTCTTCTTCATTAGGAAAAGGGGTCACCGTTGCCGCTCTCGGTTGTTTACTCGAAGCGAGAGGTTATACCGTATCCTTACAAAAGATGGATCCCTATATCAACATTGACCCAGGTACGATGAGTCCTTACCAACATGGGGAAGTGTATGTGACTGAAGATGGGGCTGAAACTGACTTAGATTTAGGGTATTACGAACGTTTTACGAAATCAAAATTTTCCCGTAAAAATTCAGTTTCCACAGGACAGATTTACCACGCTGTCATTGAACGAGAACGAAAAGGGGATTACCTTGGACGTACCGTACAAGTTGTACCTCATATCACAAATGAAATCAGAAATCGAATTTATAACCTAACACGTGACCAAGAAACTGATTTTGTGATCGTGGAAATTGGGGGAACGGTTGGTGACATTGAGTCAATTCCCTTTTTAGAAGCCATCCGGCAAATGCGTTATGAACATGGAATGAACCAAGTTTTATTCCTTCACCTAACGCTCGTCCCAACAATCACTGCTGCTGGTGAAGCAAAAACAAAACCAACCCAACATTCTGTCAAAGAATTACTTGCACTTGGAATCCAACCAGATGTTTTGATTTGCCGGATCAATAAACCTATGTCAAAAGAGATGAAAAATAAAATTTCTCTTTTTTGTAACGTTAAAGAACAAAATGTAATCTCTGCTGTCGACATTACAACATCCATTTATGAAATCCCTTTAATGTATAGAGAAGATAAATTGGATGAAGTAGTTTTAAATGCCCTTGGAATGGACTTACGAAAACTCAATTTTTCCCAATGGGAAAATATGGTCAAAAAAATTCGTAATACCAAAAAGACCGTCAAAGTAGCGTTAATCGGAAAATACATATCACTCCAAGATGCATATCGTTCTGTTTATGAATCTCTTGCTCATGGTGGCATCTCTAATGATGTAGAAGTAGAAGTTGTAAAAATTAATCCAGAAGACATTGATTCAAAAAATATCAAAGAACTCTTAAAAGGTGTTCACGGTGTACTTGTGCCTGGTGGGTTTGGAGAAAGAGGAATTGAAGGTAAAATTGCAGCAATCCAATATGCTCGAACCAAACAAATTCCTTTTTTTGGAATCTGTTTAGGAATGCAATGTGCAGTGATTGAATTTGCTAGGAATGTTCTTGGTTTCAAAGATGCTAATTCCACAGAGTTCAAACCAAATGTGGAATACCCAGTCATTTCCATGATAGAAGAACAAAAGGAAATTGAACGTATGGGTGGAACCATGAGGCTTGGTGCTTACCCATGTCTTGTAAAAAAGGGAAGTCTCGCTTATACTGAATACAAAGCCGAAAGAATTTCGGAACGACATAGACATCGTTTTGAGTTTACACTTCGTTACAAAGATGATTTTGAGAAAAAAGGTATGAATTTGTCTGGATTTTCGCCTGATGGAAGTTTGGCGGAGATTGTAGAAATTCCAAACCATCCTTGGTTCATCGGAGTACAGTTTCATCCCGAATTCCAATCTAAACCAACTGACCCACACCCACTCTTTGCAGGATTTATTAAAGCTGCATCGAAACTAGCCAAAAAAACGGAGGATTAA
- the rfaE2 gene encoding D-glycero-beta-D-manno-heptose 1-phosphate adenylyltransferase: MSFYQNLQSKIIPQESIETKRKSLEGKKIVFTNGCFDILHPGHVSYLAQARDLGDLLWIGVNSDESVRRLKGESRPINSCEDRMLVLAALSSVDFVTSFSEDTPLEILKKVKPSIHSKGGDYQVETLPEYKILKDMGADIQILPFVFGKSTTKILEKAKSPS; this comes from the coding sequence ATGAGTTTTTATCAAAATCTCCAGAGTAAAATCATACCACAAGAATCCATCGAAACAAAACGAAAGTCTCTCGAAGGGAAAAAGATCGTATTTACCAATGGTTGTTTCGATATTTTACACCCTGGTCATGTATCTTATTTAGCACAAGCACGTGATTTAGGGGATCTTTTATGGATTGGAGTCAACTCGGATGAAAGTGTTAGGCGACTGAAGGGTGAGTCTCGCCCTATCAATTCATGTGAAGATCGTATGTTGGTTTTAGCAGCGCTTTCGTCTGTTGATTTTGTTACCAGTTTTTCAGAAGACACACCATTGGAAATTTTGAAAAAAGTGAAACCATCCATCCATTCTAAAGGAGGGGATTACCAAGTGGAGACCCTCCCAGAATACAAAATTTTAAAGGATATGGGTGCGGATATTCAAATTTTACCATTTGTTTTTGGGAAATCCACCACCAAGATTTTAGAAAAAGCCAAATCTCCCTCCTAA